A region of Lycium barbarum isolate Lr01 chromosome 3, ASM1917538v2, whole genome shotgun sequence DNA encodes the following proteins:
- the LOC132632583 gene encoding high-affinity nitrate transporter 3.1-like, whose product MATFPRFFVVSVVVFSCFGVTAYGALFSSIQKTLLLNSSPSQGQVLQAGEEQVTITWSLNKSYPTGTDSNYKIVKVKLCYAPVSQVDRGWRKSNDNLEKDKTCQFNVVTIPYKPSNNNFTWTIEKDVPTATYFIRAYVYDYAGEVVAYGQTTDAHKKTNLFKITAITGRHVTMDICAACFSAFSVVSLVGFYYAEKKMAKSTQQ is encoded by the exons atggcAACTTTTCCTAGATTTTTTGTTGTCTCAGTAGTTGTTTTTTCTTGCTTTGGAGTCACTGCTTATGGTGCCCTTTTTTCCTCCATTCAGAAAACTCTTCTACTCAATTCTTCACCTTCACAAGGACAAG TGCTGCAAGCTGGGGAAGAACAAGTGACAATAACATGGTCATTGAACAAGAGCTACCCAACTGGAACAGACTCAAATTACAAGATAGTGAAGGTGAAATTATGTTATGCCCCAGTGAGCCAAGTGGACAGAGGATGGAGGAAGTCCAACGACAATCTCGAAAAGGACAAAACTTGCCAATTTAACGTTGTAACAATACCATATAAACCTTCAAATAACAATTTTACTTGGACTATAGAGAAGGATGTTCCTACTGCTACCTATTTCATTAGGGCTTATGTTTATGACTATGCTGGTGAAGTTGTTGCCTATGGACAAACTACTGATGCTCACAAGAAAACCAACTTGTTCAAAATCACGGCAATCACAGGCCGCCATGTCACCATGGACATTTGCGCCGCCTGCTTCTCTGCTTTCTCCGTCGTCTCCCTTGTCGGATTCTACTATGCTGAGAAGAAAATGGCTAAAAGTACCCAGCAATAA
- the LOC132632582 gene encoding manganese-dependent ADP-ribose/CDP-alcohol diphosphatase, with protein MGYANGLLCPQGKQPLLSFGVISDVQYADIPDGRSFLGVPRYYRHSVCVLQRAVQKWNQEKPKFVLNFGDIVDGFCPKDQSMIAVKKIVNEFDKFNGPVYHMIGNHCLYNLPRKDLLPLLRIPSNDGCAYFDFSPIPEYRFVILDAYDISAIGWPEDHPNTLKALKVLQERNPNSDKNSPNGLVGTDRRFLKFNGGVGKEQLEWLDHVLQEATKLNQNVIVCCHLPLDPGASSLSALCWNYDEVMDVIHHYSCVKVCLGGHDHKGGYSVDSHGVHHRVLEAALECPPGTDAFGHIDAFDDRLSLFGIDRMKSTEMVFGHKTILSSYNEQIHRL; from the coding sequence ATGGGATATGCAAATGGTCTTCTATGTCCACAAGGGAAGCAGCCACTTCTTTCCTTTGGGGTCATATCAGATGTCCAATATGCTGATATTCCCGATGGCCGCTCATTCCTTGGTGTTCCTAGGTATTATCGGCATAGTGTTTGTGTGTTGCAGAGGGCAGTTCAGAAATGGAATCAAGAAAAGCCTAAGTTTGTTCTTAATTTTGGGGACATTGTTGATGGGTTTTGTCCCAAAGACCAGTCAATGATTGCTGTCAAGaaaattgttaatgaatttgatAAGTTCAATGGCCCTGTCTATCACATGATTGGAAATCACTGCCTTTACAATCTTCCTCGAAAGGACTTGCTTCCGTTGTTGAGAATTCCTAGCAATGATGGTTGTGCCTATTTTGATTTTTCTCCAATTCCAGAATACAGATTTGTAATTCTAGATGCTTATGATATCAGTGCCATTGGTTGGCCAGAAGATCACCCAAATACTTTGAAGGCCTTAAAAGTTCTTCAGGAGAGAAACCCAAATTCAGACAAAAACAGTCCAAATGGACTTGTGGGAACAGACCGAAGGTTTCTCAAGTTCAATGGAGGTGTTGGAAAAGAACAACTGGAATGGCTGGATCATGTCCTTCAGGAAGCTACCAAGTTGAATCAAAATGTAATAGTGTGTTGCCATCTACCTTTGGATCCTGGAGCTTCATCTCTTTCAGCGTTGTGTTGGAATTATGATGAAGTGATGGATGTGATACATCACTATAGCTGTGTGAAGGTCTGTTTGGGTGGACATGACCATAAAGGTGGATATTCGGTTGACTCCCATGGTGTGCATCATCGGGTCCTTGAAGCAGCTCTTGAGTGCCCTCCTGGGACTGATGCTTTTGGACACATTGATGCCTTTGATGATAGATTATCACTTTTTGGTATTGATAGAATGAAAAGCACTGAGATGGTTTTTGGTCACAAAACTATACTTTCAAGTTACAACGAACAAATCCACAGGTTGTAA